The following are encoded in a window of Fretibacter rubidus genomic DNA:
- a CDS encoding TonB-dependent receptor, with amino-acid sequence MTKTHSIKRAYFASAAGIALTLALGTSAIAQDVEQLEDEVVATGIRQSIADSLRVKRESSSIVEAITAEDIGKLPDVSIADSLARLPGVTAQRVRGRAQTISIRGLGPDFSIALLNGREQVSAGNNRGIEFDQFPSELIAQGIVYKTPDAKLATTGVAGAVDLKTVRPLDYNERKLTASAKYVINDNDVSNPDFGSDGYRLFGSYIDQNVDGTIGWSVGVTHQSNPTQILSRELKSGPGQTQQLADGTYYAADNPRSGVVSRDFKRTSVAGALQFEPTDRFSATFDGYYSDFADEGIFRGVETPLASWSGNQLVSSTGSGSFVDSATYAPAGAIVRTDTEGNSAEIYSLGANFNFEVSDKINLTLDAATSNLKKSDIDYESYAGTGRGVFGSSNPNEAGTLVLTTPENGEYSFDSSIDYSNPSNVLLTDPGGWGQVGFIKEPKIKDELNQLRFEAEYELGKSGIEAVAAGILYTDREKDFNSNENFVRPGAGFVNGSSSISDVLGSTDSGNLGLDVVAYDPSALIENGTYFLDPAADVLWNVQEEILTYYAMATIDSEGPIPVRGNFGFQYVDVTQSSSAGALFIEDSYGDFLPSLNLSFEVKDDTFLRFGAAQSVTRPRMDQLRTNDAPGLNTVLCPDADADGIPDTYIGEEVPQVNQTCVSIFGGNPLLRPYKSTGLDVAVEKYFSDAGAISLAFFTKTVRDYIQDSSEIVDAGNVVSALYGDGFVNANPGVQFVSVGGPLNVEEATLKGMEASIRLPLSDIFDAPFFEGFGLNAAYTYTDNNLEFEGRDIAIPGYSKNTFSGDIYYENHGWRARLNSRYRSGFRSEVQQFDGGLIGADALDEFIVDAQIGYEWEDGPLAGVSVNVEASNLTDEPFRTENDLDGNGPGTDTFISRREDYGRTYNFTISKTF; translated from the coding sequence ATGACAAAGACACATTCAATCAAACGCGCCTACTTCGCCAGTGCTGCTGGCATTGCCTTAACACTTGCCTTGGGCACGTCGGCAATCGCGCAAGACGTAGAGCAGCTAGAAGACGAAGTTGTTGCGACGGGCATCCGTCAATCCATCGCGGACAGCTTGCGCGTAAAGCGTGAGTCGTCCTCCATCGTTGAAGCCATTACAGCAGAAGACATTGGTAAGCTTCCTGATGTGTCTATCGCCGATAGCTTGGCGCGCCTTCCGGGTGTGACGGCGCAACGTGTCCGTGGCCGCGCGCAGACAATTTCTATTCGTGGTCTTGGCCCTGATTTCTCTATTGCGCTTCTGAATGGTCGTGAACAAGTTTCTGCGGGTAACAATCGGGGTATTGAATTTGACCAATTCCCATCAGAGCTTATCGCGCAAGGTATTGTTTACAAAACACCAGACGCGAAATTGGCGACAACAGGTGTCGCGGGTGCGGTTGACCTTAAGACTGTGCGTCCTTTGGATTATAATGAGCGTAAATTAACGGCGTCTGCCAAATACGTCATTAACGACAATGATGTGTCTAACCCTGATTTCGGGTCTGATGGTTACCGTTTGTTCGGTTCTTATATTGATCAAAATGTCGACGGTACAATCGGTTGGTCTGTTGGGGTTACGCATCAGTCAAACCCAACACAAATCCTGTCTCGTGAGCTAAAATCTGGCCCGGGTCAGACTCAGCAACTTGCTGACGGTACGTATTATGCAGCCGATAACCCGCGTTCGGGCGTTGTATCGCGCGACTTTAAACGCACATCCGTTGCTGGTGCTTTGCAATTTGAGCCAACAGATCGTTTCAGCGCAACATTTGACGGTTATTATTCTGATTTTGCCGATGAAGGTATCTTCCGCGGTGTGGAAACACCCCTTGCGTCATGGTCTGGCAACCAGCTCGTTAGCTCAACCGGATCTGGTAGCTTCGTCGATAGTGCGACTTATGCTCCCGCGGGCGCGATTGTTCGCACAGATACAGAGGGTAACTCAGCCGAGATTTACTCATTGGGTGCAAATTTCAATTTTGAAGTTTCTGATAAAATCAACCTGACCCTTGATGCGGCAACATCAAATTTGAAGAAATCAGACATCGATTATGAAAGCTACGCCGGTACAGGTCGCGGCGTCTTTGGTTCGTCCAATCCGAACGAGGCGGGTACATTGGTACTAACAACGCCTGAAAATGGTGAATACAGCTTTGATAGCTCTATTGATTATTCTAACCCGTCTAACGTTCTTCTGACTGACCCTGGGGGATGGGGCCAAGTTGGCTTTATCAAAGAGCCTAAGATCAAGGACGAGTTAAACCAACTCCGCTTTGAAGCAGAATATGAGCTTGGTAAGAGCGGTATTGAAGCGGTGGCCGCAGGTATCCTTTACACGGACCGTGAAAAAGACTTCAATTCTAATGAGAACTTTGTGCGTCCAGGTGCTGGCTTTGTGAACGGCTCGTCATCAATTTCAGATGTTCTTGGGTCAACGGATTCAGGCAACCTTGGTCTTGACGTTGTGGCCTATGACCCAAGCGCATTGATCGAAAACGGCACCTACTTCCTTGACCCAGCAGCCGACGTGCTTTGGAATGTCCAAGAAGAAATCCTGACCTATTACGCTATGGCAACCATCGACTCCGAAGGTCCAATTCCCGTGCGAGGTAATTTTGGTTTCCAATATGTCGACGTCACGCAATCATCGTCTGCGGGTGCGCTTTTCATTGAAGATTCATATGGCGATTTCTTGCCGAGCTTGAACCTAAGCTTTGAAGTGAAAGACGACACATTCTTACGCTTTGGTGCCGCACAATCAGTGACGCGTCCGCGTATGGACCAGCTTCGTACGAATGATGCGCCAGGTCTAAACACTGTGCTCTGTCCAGATGCGGATGCTGACGGTATTCCTGACACCTATATTGGTGAAGAAGTTCCGCAAGTGAACCAAACCTGTGTGAGTATCTTTGGCGGTAACCCGCTACTTCGCCCTTATAAATCAACAGGGCTAGACGTTGCGGTCGAGAAGTATTTCTCTGATGCGGGTGCAATATCGCTGGCCTTTTTCACGAAAACTGTTCGCGACTATATCCAAGACTCGTCTGAAATTGTTGACGCTGGGAATGTAGTTAGCGCGCTTTACGGTGACGGATTTGTCAACGCAAACCCAGGGGTTCAATTTGTCAGCGTTGGCGGCCCGCTTAACGTTGAAGAAGCGACACTCAAAGGTATGGAAGCGTCTATTCGCCTCCCGCTGAGCGACATCTTTGATGCGCCGTTCTTTGAAGGCTTTGGACTGAACGCGGCCTATACTTACACAGATAATAATCTTGAGTTTGAAGGGCGCGATATTGCCATTCCTGGATATTCCAAGAACACATTCAGTGGTGATATTTATTATGAAAACCACGGATGGCGTGCGCGCTTGAACTCGCGTTACCGGTCTGGTTTCCGCTCCGAAGTGCAACAATTTGACGGTGGCCTCATCGGTGCTGACGCTCTGGATGAGTTTATCGTTGATGCACAAATCGGTTATGAGTGGGAAGACGGCCCCTTGGCTGGCGTATCAGTGAATGTCGAAGCGTCAAACTTGACAGACGAACCTTTCCGCACAGAAAATGATCTGGACGGTAACGGTCCTGGAACGGACACGTTCATCAGCCGCCGTGAAGATTACGGCCGGACGTATAACTTTACGATTTCAAAGACGTTCTAA